In the genome of Paramisgurnus dabryanus chromosome 16, PD_genome_1.1, whole genome shotgun sequence, the window GGAAGTTGGTGCTTAAACACATTGTTTCTTTCAAGGTTTTTTAATCAATTATGTCACATTCTGAGAAAATAAATACTTTCTTAGGTTGTTGTGATGAGGACTGACTGACATGAGTACAAAATGAGGCTGTATTGATCGCCATTTTGATCTTATCAGAGAAAAATGTTACAAACTCATTGCGTTTGTTGTCAGATAAGTAGGTATGTGTGCCTAGTTTTACATTGATAATATGAAGGCTGTCCTTATAAATGCTATAATGTACATCAAGTTTTACCACATACATACAGTTTGTCATACATGTTCTTTTCGTGCTTTGACTGTACTGCTGCTGTGCTTCTTTGAGGTATTTTATGTTTCCTGGTGATCATCCTGAATTTTACTGGAGCTATAACATCAATAGCAACTTATAAGCATCTAGTCCTGATTCTAAACATCTTTTAAAGGACACTTTGTCAAAAAGTAACAAAGTTTGAAGGGTTGAGGTCCGGATTTTGAGGGACCCAGTAAGGAAAATAACCTAAATCTCCTTATGATGGCCATCTACAAAGTCATCAATATGCTCTATAAACCATAGAATAAAGCCATCATAAGAAAAGTCTGGCATGTATACACATTTAGATTAAAAGTTTTTTAAGatcatgagaaacattttaagtgttcTAAACGTCTGTGGAAACAATGCAAAGCTCCCTTTGGGGACATCCTCATTTGTTAAAACACTATCAAAATGtagtaaataataaatgtttttattgtaaaaacgCAGAACGTTTTGTCAGGGTTAGAGTGTGGGTTAGGGTTTGGATATAGACGTGCTCTGtaaaaactgtgtgtgtgtgtgtgtgtgtgtaaaatactAGTGTTTTATTTCTGTGGTATGTCTATGAATAGGTTATTCCATTGCTGTGTATTATTGGACACACTTAATCTAGAGAAGCAGCTGTGTGTGGGTTTTAAGAGACTCATATGTTCCAGTAGAAAGTTAAATGTGATCTTTTTTAATGTTCCATTTAGCTATTTGCTTCAATTCCAATTCATTTTTAAACCAACATTCACTGGCACTGTGCATGACTGCATGTGTCTATTTTCTTATGCCTGCACTTGTCCACAAGGTGGGGATACAGTCCTGTTTATCAATGGAGAGTTTTTTTTCATTCTAGATTCAAAACTTTTCTAAGCTGctttttatttactttgtttCACTTTTAAATCTGTTAATTTTGCAACAATCTCTAAAGGTGATCAGGTAAGTCTAACCTGTGTAGTCGAGTCGATTCTCTGTAGGCATGTCCGATCTCTGTAGGGGATCTCTGTAGGGGATCTCTGTAGGTGATCTCTGTCGGTGTGCGAGTCCAATCTCTGTAGGCAAGTCCGATCTCTGCAGGCAAGTCTGATCTCTGAAGGCAACCTCTGTAGATGAATCTGATCTGTCCGATCTCTTTGGGTGTGCCGAACTCTGTGAGTGAGTCTGATCTTGGTAGGCGAGGCTGATCTCTGTAGGCAACCTCTGTAGGTGAGTCTTATCTGTCCAATCTCTCCAGGCAAGTCTGATCTCTGTAGGTGAGTAATCTGTCCTATCTCTGTAGGCAAGTCTGATCTCTGTAGGCAACCTCTGTAGGTGAGTCTGATTTGTGCAAACTCTGTAGGCGAGTCTGATCTCTGTAGGCAATCTCTGTAGGCAAGTCTGATCTCTGTAGGCAAGTCTGATCTCTGTAGGCAACCTCTGTAGGTGAGTCTGATCCGTGCAAACTCTGTAGGCGAGTCCAATCTCTGTAGGCGACTCCGATCTCTGTAGGCGAGTCTGATCTCTGTAGGCAACCTCTGTAGGTGAGTCTGATCTGTCCGATCTCTGTAGGCAAGTCTGATCTGTCTAATCTCTGTGAATGTGTCCATGTGTCCGAACTCTGAGAGTGAGTCTGATCTTTGTAGATGATCTCTGTAGGTGAGTCTGATCTTTGAAGATGATCTCTGTAGGTGAGTCTGATCTTTATAGATGATCTCTGTAGGTGAGTCTGATCTCTAAAGATGATGTCTGTAGATGAGTCTGATCTGTCCAATCCCTGTGGGTGTATCCGATCTCTGAGAGTGAGTCTGATCTTTGTAGATGATCTCTGTAGGTGAGTCTGATCTCTATGGATGATCTCTGTAGGTGAGTCTGATCTCACTAGGTGATCTCTGTAGGCGAGTCTGATCTCTGTAGGCAACCTCTGTAGGTTACTCCGATCTTTGTAAGCAACCTCTGGGGGTGAGTCTGATCTCTGTATATGATCTCTGGGGGTGAGTCTGATCTCTGTAGATGATATCTGGGGGTGAGTCTGATCTCTGTAGATTATATCTGGGGGTGAGTCTTATCTCAGTAGATGATATCTGGGGGTGAGTCTGATCTCCGTAGATGATATCCGGGGGTGAGTCTGATCTCTGTAGATGATATCCGGGGGTGAGTCTGATCTCTGTAGATGATCTCTGTAGGTGAGTCTGATCTCTGTAGATGATCTCTGTAGGTGAGTCTGATCTATGTAGATGATCTCTGAAGGCGAGTCCGATCTCTGTAAGATGATCTCTGAAGGTTATCTCTGTAGGCGAGTCTGATCTCTGTAGATGATCTCTATAGGCAAGTCTGATCTCTGTTGTTGATCTCTGTAGGTGTGTCCGATCTCTGTGGGTGAGTCTAGTCTCTGTAGGTGAATCTGATACATTTAGATCATTCTTCAGGTATAAGTATACTCGGTTTCATTTGTTGCCAGTGTTACTCATATTTAAGTCTTGCGTTGCTGTATTTACCTGCAGCAAACTTCTGTCTGATGAATTTCCTGCAGGGTTGACTCATGTTATAGATGAAggatacactctaaaaaaaacggagctaaatagcactaaaagtggttcttggctcgttATCATAAAGGAAttattttaagtgccatatggCACCGATGaagtacctgtgtagcaccATAAGGTGCTATGTataaccatatgtggtgctatagtggtgctatatgacccccgtatggttcttcataggtgcttcaaaggtgctatatagcactaaaaatggttcctctatgattacaagccaagaaccacttttagtactatttagcaccgtttgtttatAGAGTGTACATGAACATCAGATAAAAATAAGAGATACAGCAaggtgcacttttaaaaataaaggtgcttgaaGGTTCTTCACAAGCAATGCCATAAAAGAAACATTTTGGTTTCACAAAGAACCagtcagtcaaaggttctttaaagaatcttttgtgaaacagatgtttaaggttctttatggaactgTTTAGCAAAGAATGGTTCTTTTATGGCATTATGCATGAAGCATCtccatgtttttctttatattttgaGGACTGACCCTCTTGTGTTCTAAGACATGACTGTGAAGAAACTCTGTCAGGACCAATGACGGACATCAACTAGCATCTGGATTTCACAAAGCTTTAAATCCCTGTGCATGACTTTCATTTGGCAGGATTTTATACTGGCATGAGTGTGTTTTAGGTTTAGGAGAAGGACTGTAGATGCTGTCATCTGCTATTCACTCATACTCATTTATATTTACGTGTGCGTGCGTGAAAGAGAGACAGCTGCAGTTTATTCATCAAaaccatttttctacagaattGCCCTTATTCTctacacacagagagagagaaagactctttatacacacacattcatgttttCCTGCTTTATAAATTACATAACAGATTTTGTTATTCTATTCGTGTttttaaagcagttttttaataatgtaatgtGTCGCAGTTTTGttaacacacatgctgcaagaCGCAGCAGATATTGTGACGTTTATTGCCTCTGACACGTTCACGCTTTAATCATTCCTTTACATGCACGCGTAGTTTATACGTCGTGCACGCCCACAGTCGATCACATCCATCTCGATTTAAACAGGAACATATGTCGGTGCAGACCAAAAGATAGTCGTTGACAGACATTCATATCGCTTATCGGCGCTGAGGCCTCAAAGCGCGTGAGTGAGGCGCGTGGCCGCTAGATGGAGACGCGCGCGCTTAAATGTTTAGGAGGAATAAGAAACGTTGTAAACATGATGTTTACTGACTACAGACCTGTCCAGTGATAACAACAAAAAACCATAAATCTTTGATTTCCATCCGTGTCACTGCCTGAATTTCGCATCTGTTATAATAGTTTAGCTTAAGCTGATTACATTAAAactaataatatatatatttaacgcTTTTTATCTGTGCCTTCTCGTTGTCATTCTGTTTGTGCTGTGGTAGCTTCTGTCATCAAAACAAATTCTTCGTATGTGTAAACACACCTGACAATAAAAGCTCTTCTGATTAACTGAAATAACTTAAAAAGCCTATAGCCTATAAAATTCCTGCTGTTATTGAAGTGTAAGAtatcacattaaatgataattTTCTGTtatgacattttagaaaacatgaTAGAAATTGTGTGTTTACAGGTAAGTTTTCGtttaaacaatattttctgAAAACCTTCCAAATATTTTCTCTAGGACAGTGGAATGAAGTGTGGTCGCATCGGAATACGCGCGATTTAAAGGCCTATATGCCCAATTTACCTAACGTACAACAAGGAATTCAATGTGAAGCAACTAGCATATAAGTTATTAATCTACATTTATGAACGTAGTTTTTATTATGTGATGATTTTTAGACACTCAATAAACAGAATAATCGTATTATGATATTCGAGTTTACCTTTACAAATTAACAGTAAGGACGTTTTCTTTTTTACGCTTTTACAATATCAAATATTAAAGCCACGATTTAACGTTTGGTTACTTGTCTAACTTGTCTATTTCTTCTTTAAACAGCTATGCATAAACAGGAGTCTAGTGATATTTACAGAAAACAGAATGTTTTAGTATTTTCCTGACGACAAATTAATAATTGTTGGGTTACTGTATTATTATTTGTACGTTATGGCAGCCTTGTTGTCATTTCGACACATTTGTTGACCTATTTCGGTATTAGAGTTGAATAATAATTAGCCAAAACACATGTGCATAATGCACAGACGTATGTAGGCTATATAAAGTACATCAAATCTCTAAATTAAAGTCTCACAaaagtaaaattttatttaaagaaactaaATAGACTTAGAAATCGTGTAAACCTAAAAATcgttttaattaaatttaggGATTAAAAAATTCTTATGTATGGAGACGGAAACACGGCTGGACAGACCTGTTTATCTAATACTAAATAAAATAGAGTTCATTAATATCATTAACATTATAGCGATTCATCAAAAGGCGCGGAACAAAAGAATTGGTTTGCATTTGTGATAACTACACCCTTAAATTACAAATTTTCCTAAAAGCCTCTGCTAGATGcgtaaatgttaatgttttaatgtccCTCTCTATACAgccattaaacaaaaaataaaatcacataGAAAAAGCGTTAATGCGTTTTCTCACTTCTGTGAGAACATTAACCATGGTTTGACAGTAAccagtttgtttgtttaatttgtAGTAAACCACATTTTTACCATTGTATTACTATAACAATATCATTGCTTAACTATGGTATTTGTAATGAAAATCAGTAATACAAATAGTGATTAGTTAATTTTCCTACGTGAAAATCTGTCTGGTGTCCGACGACACCTGCTTTTGCGCTTTTAAAGCTTCTAGGCGTTGTGTGCGTTTATTAGCTCGTATTTTGTTGAGACTGTCAATTGATATCTTTTTACTCTTCTCGGATGTACAAGGGTTAAGAGGTGAGACGTTCGAGTGTTCAGACacgctgtaaatatgtggaacTTGCTGACATCCAATCAGATCAAGACTCCACTAGTAGATTGGCCAATAGGCACACGCTGTGGGCTTAGTGTCGGCCGCAGGTGAAGTGGATAGTGGCTCTTGTGTGTTCACTCATACTTGCGCTCTGGCGACGTGGATGCGCATCCGCAAAAAGTGCCTTAACACGGGGCGCAATGCGACTAAACTGCCGCCACGGGGCTAAAACTCCATGTGATCCGGATCAGAACCGTTTAACTTCGATGCTCTGGGATCAAAAGTGactttttttgttgaaaatggCCGTGCGCAGTAACTCTCTGATGCCATTTTCCATTCAAGCCATTCTAAACCGAAAAGAAGAGTCTCGCCATCTGAAGGATCTGGATGTGTGTTTCTCCAAAAGTGCGTGCTGGAAAATCTTTGATGAAATGGACGGAACGGAGCGAAGCGACGAGCGAGAGCAGCAAAACTACGATTCAGACTCTGGACTTAGCGAGGATAACGACGCGAGAGCGCAACGGGACCCAAAGAGCATGAAAGACGCTGATTTAGCGGACGAAACTGATCACGAATCCACGGCAGCGGATCACAGCAAAGGCCTAAGCGACTGCGTGTCCGGTGAGTAAACTCTCACAACTTCATATGATGCATGTCAAGAGTTGATGTGATGGTTGCTCTCCAGCAGTGAAGAGTGTCCCACGCGAGCTCCTCTGACTTCATTAAATTCAGGAAAATAAACAACGCGTTTGTGTTTCAGATTGCAATGCGACAGAGGAGAAAAGCGGCGATCAGCCCAAGCAACGGAAGAAACGCTCCCGCGCCGCGTTCTCACACGCGCAGGTGTTCGAGCTCGAGCGGCGCTTTAATCATCAGCGCTATTTATCTGGACCGGAGCGCGCGGACCTCGCGGCATCTCTCAAACTCACCGAGACGCAGGTCAAGATCTGGTTTCAGAACCGACGGTACAAAACCAAACGGCGTCAGATGGCCGCCGACCTGCTGGCCTCGGCCCCGGCAGCGAAGAAAGTGGCCGTGAAAGTTCTGGTCCGTGACGACCGGAGGCAGTACAGTCCTGGAGAACTGCTTCGACCCCCGCTGCTCGCGCTGCAGCCCTCCTATTACTACCCGTACACGTACTGCCTGCCCGCCTGGAGCCTGTCCTCCTGTACTGGAAACCAGTAACTGTAGAACACTCGCTGCTGTAGGCTACTGGAAACCAGTGACTGAACACTCGctcatatttattttgttaagaCGTTTACGAAAAATACCGAGGAGATTTATTTACAGAATTGCCTCGTTCCTCCCGGGACTGTTTTCAGTTTGGTTCTGTACGGACACGTTTAGGATTTTATTTCAGATTGTATGGACAGTTTGTCATTTTCTTtcgatttttttaacaaaacattctTTCCTCTGGTTGGAAAACAGCACTTGATGTCGTTAAGACGCGTTCTTGCTGCAGTTCTAAGGTAACGACTGGCACTTTCCCCATATTGCGAAATTTAAGCTtaaaaactgagcaaaataatgatATGAAGGTTTGTTAAACTCCTTTATAAGCGAGCCGTGGAATTCAAACGATTTAAATATGTACTTGTTTTCGTAtttgtgtaatatgtttttgttgctgttgtttaaatgcaaacattaaaattTGTAAAGCTTCATTtgttttttcttacatttgtatttatatttaactaCTTTTTTTCTTACATGTTTATTAATATATACCACGTGAAATGGCCGTTAGTCTTAAACGGAAAggagtaataataatgcatgaATTATTTTATAAGTATAATATAAAGGGTGTCATCACAGCAAATACAGACAACATAAATATTATAGTACAGCCATTAAAATTCTAGCATCATACAAAAATTTAAGATACAGGCTATGTATGTCATATATTGCATAAATAGGTCATTATTATATGTTATAAAAGATATCTGCTTACCAAACGCAAATCGTGTGCACATAAATTCACTAAATTTACTGAGACGCTAATTACACCTTTTTAGTTTCCTATCAtcattaaaagattttttttttgtttctcgTACCTTATTGGTATACTGAGCCTGTTATGCAGTATTAAGAGAGAAAATGTCATAAACAGTTagttgaaattatttaaaaacaacaatagAAAGGTTTACAATAATAAAGGAAAAAgtacaatttaaaacaaacaaaataataaaagcacAATACCAGTAGTAACAGCATTAGTAATAAAGAGATTGTAACCTATTGGGTTTGTGAATGTTTTTCTCGCGAATGCTTGATTTATGCACGCGGCTCACCTCAGAATGTATTATATATGCTTTAAAATTACTACTAATAGCTTATTTCAGTTGTTTTATATAAACATCAATTTTAAATTTTACATCAATATCAATTTTCTTATTAATTAGTCATGTTATTATTCTAAAAGTAGTAATAAAATCTTCCTAATATACATAGCTATACCAAGAAGCATGCAATGTGAAGAAATATGTACAAGAAACAAAAGATACAAAGTACTAAAATCGGTTGTATTATCAAAAATAAATCATATAATATTATGTCCTGTGAACGGCTCGAAAAAAATCACACCGCGTCATTCAAGACTGATTCCCTTGAGGTGATTCTCGTATAATTCAGGAGCAGGTGAAGTGTttgtctctatgatgttttCCCAAAGAAACTCACTCTTGTGAATTATACGAAAATGATGAACAGACTGTCTCATGATAGATTGTGTACCGATGGATCAGTCTCTTTGTTGTGAGGTTTGCGTACGCACGTTAGATTTTTGTGTTCGTACACCTGACAGTTGGCGTACAGTTTCGCGTACGTATAGAGTTTCACAGTTGTACAATAGGCTATGGTATTATTTAGATTattctaatatttttttttactaatgcTAGGGGTAAACCAATGAAGCTTTAAGAGGCCCGCTGACATCTAAAGAAGTAGACAGTTAAACATTTGGCAATTTGGTAAAATAACGTGAAGAAATTGATCAACTGCTTCATGACTGGTTTACTGCATATGCAGTAGGCCTGTCTGCATCATTTAGCATCAACATGTCTTTATAATTCTGTATTATCACTACGCAATTTTCAGATGAAATGTTTTTAGATTTTAACAAAAGAATGTGGAAGTCTATAAAAAATTATCACATAATCATTATAAACAGCTTTTAGTATATATTCTctctgtttttacatttttagtaTAAATGTAAGACTTTTACAAAGGTTCACTTTTCCGggaaaatgtgttaaataaaaaaagagagaaGAGCTGCGCCATGAGCTTTAGTGTCAAACTCAAACGGGCGCGCTCCCATGATCTAAAAATCATTCGCAGATGGAGATCCATTTTGCAACTCAAAATGCTATTGGCATTGAAGTAATCACACACACTTAAAATCAAGATTTTCCCAATGGTTCTCTGAATTGTCAAAGAATCCTCTTATTAACAAAAAGTGTGGGGTTCCTGTAGTTGTTGAAGTTTAATATTGGTATTGATGTTTTCAATCTATAGCTTATTGTGTTCACTGAATGGTTTTCTGTGAATTTGGCACCAGGTGCTTTACTAAAGAAATTGAGAATATAATAACATTCTTTGTGGAACAATATAGTCAACCTTTCTGATTCCATGGTTCTTTGTGAAACCTTGGTTTAGAGTAGCCTATACATCCACACTGGATGTTACTGCGTGTGATCGTGTGCTgtaatgaattgttcagatgtGCGACGTGTGTTCACAATGTCATTTGTCATGTTTGCCCTCCTCACTGTGTTTTTACAGGATTTGCAACCCTAACGTGCTCTCGCAATTTCCCAGTAGATGTAAGTCCTTTTTTTACTATTCTGTGAATGCCTGTATATTTTTGGTCAAATTTTGGACGTCAAGGACAATTTCTTTATACACGCTAATAGAGCGCGGCTGTCACACATAATGGCGCGTAATCAGCGCAATCATTTCCCGCGCAGAGACATGAGCCAGTTGTTGTTCTAGATCAAGTTTCCAATTTAATGAAAGAAAATTGGCATTTCAGACACTTCAGTTCTGCGGGTTAGAATTGTCCACCTGCAGACGTCCATTTATCTCCTAATTGAATTATATTTTCTCGTTGTAAAGCCTGCACATGTGCTTGTGCTCCTCGGGGATTCCGCGCGCCTTTTTTTCTGGTTGCCCATGGTGAATCTCTTTGTACCTGCTGGAGTCTCATCGTCAGAACATCAGGAACAGAGCAGATAAAGTGGCCGTGAAAGAGTAGCTGCTGTGGACTGTGATGTGAAGCAGATGTTGCACGCGTGGAAATGCTTAACAGGTGTTTAACCTAACGCCTCTAACAGTTAAACATGTCACAGCATCACATCTAATTATCAGATCTAATGATCAGTGATCTAATTACACTCCCGCCTGACGTGTTGTGACGTTAAGAGTGACCCGAAAACAAAACGGACggataattatttttaaaaaagaattCTCGGATCAGCGTAtagagaaaaagaaaataaggtTTTGAAAACTCTGCCTTACTGTTGTTATTTGTAAGACTTTCCTGTAGGCTAGTAAACACTGAGAATGAAATTGGATTAtgacaaaaaagaaaatagCCCTACATTAATTAATTAACAGCTTGGGTCTTTTGTACGCAACGTCTTTAATGCGGCTAATTTTCTTCTGCActgttttataatgttttagATCTCAATGTGTCGACAGTGTAACGATGGTTTATTTCATTCTGCACATTTCTTGCACCGCCACAATTCTCAATTATCCTACTAACTGTAAAAATGCAGGTATTAActatttaaattttaaagagCCTACTGCACACCAAGCGGAATTATCAGGTGTTTGTGAAATTAAACGTAAAGGGTTAAATTGATAAGAACAACAGTCAAATCACTGTTATTAATACAGGTATCTGCGTGTTTCACCCAAAACATATATAGACAGAGGAAACACTATGGTAATTTATCTGTGGAATGAGAATAGGCTATTGAAAATTGGTGTGTTTTTTTCACAGTATGATCATAATCTGACTTTCACTTTGTCTATTCAGTAAATAATGTGAGGAAAATAACAGATGGTACTCACCTTTTTTAAACGTCTATTATAGTTTTAAAGGTGTGTCACCCATCGCGGTGAGTCATGTTAGCCGggaacctgtgtgtgtgtgtaatacaCTCGTCAGGATGGTACCTGAATATAGATCATTCAACCCAAATGTAAGTGTGCGTCCTTCTTTGAATTTTATAGTAGTGATTACGTTTTTAATAGAGCCGTATTATGATGTCCTACAGTCTTTTTAACAAAACGAAACaattataaaatgttacaaAGGTACACTttaaattctgctgggttatttgtaacccaatgctggggaaatattggacagaacaggAGTTAAAACGCCCAGCCATGAGTTAAACAGCCCAGCATtgcattaaaacaacccaatttattatgtgttctgtccaatatttacccagcattgattttaaaatcgCCCAACACAATTTAAAGTGTACATGCAATAATAACCTGTTATTAATGTATATAGATTATATATTTGACgtttaacaaataaagaaaattagTTCTTGTCAGCATGATTTAAGTAAAATAATATTCAGCATTGCGAAAAAATTTCAGACAATAAATTGACATATCTCAATAATCTCATAAA includes:
- the nkx3-2 gene encoding homeobox protein Nkx-3.2, which gives rise to MAVRSNSLMPFSIQAILNRKEESRHLKDLDVCFSKSACWKIFDEMDGTERSDEREQQNYDSDSGLSEDNDARAQRDPKSMKDADLADETDHESTAADHSKGLSDCVSDCNATEEKSGDQPKQRKKRSRAAFSHAQVFELERRFNHQRYLSGPERADLAASLKLTETQVKIWFQNRRYKTKRRQMAADLLASAPAAKKVAVKVLVRDDRRQYSPGELLRPPLLALQPSYYYPYTYCLPAWSLSSCTGNQ